A part of Methanomassiliicoccales archaeon genomic DNA contains:
- a CDS encoding thiolase domain-containing protein: protein MREVAIVGIGMTKFGELWDMSFREMGIQAGLMAMQDAKISAEEIDALYVGNMSAGRYIEQEHVAALMADYSGLARDHIPAIRIEAAGASGGLALRQAYLAIASGMHDAVVVGGAEKMTDVGDAISNKIQSSASDQQWESVFGATSPSLHAMIARRHMHEYGTTREQLAEVAVKNHRHGALNPFAQFQKEIDIKTVLRAGMVAEPLGMFDCAPNSDGAAALVLCSMERAKKYTDSPVRILASAQASDTLALHSRADICTFEATRYAAQRAYRQAGISPKDVQVAEVHDNFTISEILAIEDLGFFEKGQGGRATADGQTSIGGKVAVNTSGGLKARGDPIGATGIAQLVEIVQQLRGEAGKRQVSGASCALAHNVGGTGSTAVVHILGVK, encoded by the coding sequence ATGAGGGAGGTCGCTATCGTCGGGATCGGCATGACGAAGTTCGGCGAGCTCTGGGACATGTCCTTCAGGGAGATGGGCATCCAGGCCGGGCTGATGGCCATGCAGGACGCCAAGATCTCTGCCGAGGAGATCGACGCTTTGTATGTCGGCAACATGTCCGCAGGCCGTTATATCGAGCAGGAGCATGTCGCGGCGCTGATGGCGGACTACTCCGGTCTGGCAAGGGACCATATCCCGGCCATAAGGATCGAGGCCGCCGGTGCCTCGGGAGGGCTTGCCCTCAGACAGGCATATCTCGCCATTGCCTCCGGCATGCACGATGCCGTCGTGGTCGGGGGGGCTGAGAAGATGACGGACGTGGGGGACGCCATATCAAACAAGATACAGTCATCGGCGTCGGACCAGCAGTGGGAGAGCGTGTTCGGCGCGACCTCCCCTTCGCTCCATGCCATGATCGCCAGGAGGCACATGCATGAGTATGGCACCACAAGAGAGCAGCTCGCGGAGGTCGCGGTGAAGAACCATAGGCATGGGGCCCTCAACCCCTTCGCGCAGTTCCAAAAGGAGATCGACATCAAGACGGTCCTGAGGGCCGGAATGGTCGCTGAGCCGTTGGGGATGTTCGATTGCGCCCCCAACTCCGATGGTGCGGCCGCGCTCGTGCTGTGCTCGATGGAGAGGGCGAAAAAATACACGGATTCCCCGGTGAGGATATTGGCATCGGCCCAGGCCTCTGATACGCTGGCCCTCCATAGCCGGGCCGACATATGCACCTTTGAGGCGACAAGGTATGCGGCCCAGCGCGCCTATCGCCAGGCCGGCATCTCACCGAAGGATGTCCAGGTCGCAGAGGTGCATGACAACTTCACGATATCAGAGATATTGGCCATCGAGGACCTAGGGTTCTTCGAGAAAGGCCAAGGTGGAAGAGCTACCGCCGATGGCCAGACCAGCATCGGGGGAAAGGTCGCCGTGAACACCTCCGGAGGCCTAAAGGCCCGCGGTGACCCGATAGGGGCCACGGGCATCGCCCAACTGGTCGAGATAGTGCAACAATTGAGGGGCGAGGCCGGGAAGAGGCAGGTCTCAGGCGCTAGTTGTGCGCTGGCGCATAACGTCGGAGGCACCGGTTCCACGGCCGTCGTTCATATATTGGGGGTGAAATGA
- a CDS encoding rubredoxin: MVDMEKYVCPICGYIYDPEKGDPDSGISPGTSFEDIPDDWHCPYCGATKNSMVSFASVHA, encoded by the coding sequence ATGGTCGATATGGAGAAGTATGTATGCCCTATCTGCGGATATATTTATGACCCTGAGAAAGGGGACCCGGACAGCGGGATCAGCCCAGGTACATCGTTCGAGGATATTCCAGACGATTGGCATTGCCCATATTGCGGTGCGACAAAGAACAGCATGGTCTCCTTCGCATCTGTTCATGCCTGA
- a CDS encoding rubredoxin, whose translation MEKWECSVCGYVYDPMKGDPESGVPPGTSFEDLPDDWVCPICGAMKSQFEMVR comes from the coding sequence ATGGAGAAATGGGAATGCTCTGTTTGTGGATATGTGTACGACCCTATGAAGGGCGACCCTGAGAGCGGGGTCCCGCCAGGGACGTCCTTTGAGGACCTACCAGATGACTGGGTCTGCCCTATTTGCGGGGCGATGAAGTCGCAGTTCGAGATGGTGAGGTGA
- a CDS encoding helix-turn-helix domain-containing protein has translation MREQLREKIAGEIVLSAEAGRTIRKWREEFGVSQQDLAKHLGVSPSVISDYESGRRRSPGILIIRRIVDGLLDIDESRGGKVLKRYDLGEKHDCIISIKEFNSSMKASEFVEIIEAEPLTKGVSLERDIHGFTIIDSMKAIMSLSSMDYLKIYGWSSERALIFTGVKFGRSPMIAIRAHPLKPALVVYQRPEHVDDLAIRLATLENLPLVKTNLHTQALVERLERI, from the coding sequence ATGCGCGAACAGCTGAGGGAGAAGATCGCTGGCGAGATAGTCCTGTCAGCAGAGGCCGGCAGGACCATACGCAAATGGCGAGAGGAGTTCGGGGTCTCGCAACAGGACCTTGCAAAGCATCTTGGAGTATCGCCCTCGGTGATCAGCGACTATGAGTCAGGAAGAAGGAGGTCACCAGGCATCCTCATCATCCGTCGGATCGTCGATGGTCTGCTCGACATTGACGAGAGCAGAGGTGGAAAGGTCCTTAAAAGATATGACCTCGGTGAGAAACATGATTGCATCATCTCCATCAAGGAGTTCAATTCGAGCATGAAGGCATCAGAGTTCGTCGAGATCATCGAGGCGGAGCCATTGACCAAAGGGGTGAGCCTGGAAAGGGACATACATGGCTTCACGATCATAGACTCGATGAAGGCGATAATGTCCCTCAGTTCCATGGACTATTTGAAGATATATGGGTGGAGCAGCGAGCGCGCATTGATATTCACAGGGGTGAAGTTCGGCAGGTCCCCGATGATAGCGATAAGGGCACATCCATTGAAGCCGGCCCTGGTCGTCTATCAGAGGCCCGAGCACGTCGATGACCTTGCGATCAGGCTCGCGACGCTCGAGAACCTACCACTGGTGAAGACCAACCTTCATACGCAGGCGCTCGTGGAGCGCCTCGAACGCATCTGA
- a CDS encoding threonine synthase encodes MNHRVSCFECRMDVEDPFVDSCPRCGGRLTVDIDLRAIEISSPKELRSYPMGVWRYAPFLPVDPSRKVSLMEGGTPLYRCKALGELVKTKEVMVKFEGANPTGSFKDRGMTIGVSRAAELGCKIVGCASTGNTSASLAAYAAKARMDCIVLLPSGKVAAGKLAQAMFYGAKVVMVDGNFDDALKVIREMGAAGHLYVLNSINPYRPEGQKTIAFEIMDQLDFQVPDRVILPVGNAANIWAVYKGFMEWREMGWINRVPKMTGVQASGSAPIVKAFLAGSKDFVPEERPETVATAIRIGNPASGKKALKAIYDTGGTAIDVTDEEILAAQKLLGRLEGIGVEPASAASIAGLIKLREMGEIDGDERVVCVCTGHVLKDPDTVMRSCEGIIQAKADMTSVLRAIGHAPPKL; translated from the coding sequence ATGAACCATAGGGTCAGTTGCTTCGAGTGCAGGATGGATGTGGAGGACCCCTTCGTCGACAGCTGTCCCAGATGCGGCGGCCGTCTTACGGTCGACATCGACCTCAGGGCAATCGAAATAAGCTCTCCCAAGGAGCTAAGGTCCTATCCTATGGGCGTATGGCGCTATGCTCCGTTCCTGCCTGTCGACCCATCGAGGAAGGTCAGCCTCATGGAGGGCGGTACGCCCTTGTACAGATGCAAGGCGCTTGGCGAGCTCGTGAAGACCAAGGAGGTGATGGTGAAGTTCGAAGGTGCCAATCCCACGGGCTCTTTCAAGGACCGTGGCATGACGATAGGGGTCTCAAGAGCGGCAGAGCTGGGATGCAAGATAGTCGGCTGCGCATCAACCGGTAATACATCGGCATCCCTGGCGGCGTATGCGGCCAAGGCGAGGATGGATTGCATCGTGCTGCTGCCCTCAGGCAAGGTGGCGGCAGGTAAGCTCGCCCAGGCCATGTTCTACGGCGCTAAGGTCGTCATGGTCGATGGCAATTTCGACGACGCGCTCAAGGTCATAAGGGAGATGGGGGCGGCAGGTCATCTCTATGTCCTCAACTCGATAAACCCATATAGGCCCGAGGGACAGAAGACCATCGCGTTCGAGATCATGGACCAGCTTGATTTCCAGGTCCCGGACAGGGTGATACTGCCGGTGGGGAACGCGGCCAATATCTGGGCCGTCTACAAGGGGTTCATGGAGTGGCGCGAGATGGGATGGATCAACAGGGTCCCAAAGATGACGGGGGTCCAGGCCTCCGGTTCCGCCCCGATCGTCAAGGCATTCCTTGCAGGGAGCAAGGACTTTGTGCCCGAGGAAAGACCTGAGACGGTGGCGACCGCGATCAGGATAGGCAACCCCGCCTCGGGAAAGAAGGCATTGAAGGCGATATATGATACAGGGGGAACGGCCATCGACGTCACCGATGAAGAGATCCTGGCAGCACAGAAGTTGCTCGGTCGCCTGGAAGGCATAGGTGTGGAACCGGCCTCGGCCGCGAGCATAGCTGGTCTGATAAAGTTGAGGGAGATGGGCGAGATCGATGGGGACGAGAGGGTGGTCTGCGTGTGCACAGGCCATGTCCTTAAGGACCCCGACACCGTGATGAGGTCATGTGAAGGTATCATCCAAGCAAAGGCGGACATGACCTCGGTCCTCCGGGCCATAGGACACGCACCACCAAAATTGTAA
- a CDS encoding hemerythrin domain-containing protein, translating into MMPTGPLMIEHRLIEKMVARIVQEGKRIEGGGHVDHDFLLDAVDFMRNYADRCHHGKEEDILFLDLRKKHMSMELEASLDQLIKDHIRARDLVRSIEEGSSKMVLGDASAKEQIVNAIAEMGALYPRHIEEEDKRFFIRAMELFSREEKDAMIAEFHEFDRMLIHERYRRVYERWTSKM; encoded by the coding sequence ATGATGCCGACCGGACCATTGATGATAGAGCATCGATTAATAGAGAAGATGGTGGCAAGGATAGTCCAAGAAGGAAAAAGGATCGAGGGAGGGGGTCATGTGGACCATGATTTCTTGCTGGATGCGGTCGATTTCATGAGGAACTATGCCGACAGATGCCATCACGGCAAGGAGGAGGACATCCTATTCCTTGACCTAAGGAAAAAACATATGTCCATGGAATTGGAGGCGTCGCTCGACCAGCTGATCAAAGACCACATAAGGGCCAGAGATCTGGTCAGGTCGATCGAAGAGGGCAGTTCCAAAATGGTCCTTGGGGACGCATCAGCAAAGGAACAGATAGTCAATGCCATTGCTGAGATGGGCGCGCTTTACCCAAGGCACATCGAAGAGGAGGACAAAAGGTTCTTCATAAGGGCGATGGAGCTGTTCTCCAGGGAAGAGAAGGATGCGATGATCGCCGAGTTCCATGAGTTCGACAGGATGCTAATACATGAGAGATACCGCAGGGTCTATGAGAGGTGGACATCGAAGATGTGA
- a CDS encoding homoserine kinase, translating into MSSDRVTVRAPSTIANLGAGFDVFGIALKDPTDLIEARRTSEKGVRVEKIEGIGAHAVTIEHTKNTAAVAAAKVLEMGNADFGLTITIKKGIRPCSGMGSSGAGAAGGAYAANLFLEKPLSMDKLLYAAAKGEEASSGSFHADNCGPSLYGGFTIIRSYDPLEIVRVNPPKNLGIVAALPGFAVPTKEARKVLPRHVELKDFIFQIGQASSFVAGMASGDLDLVARSVKDKIIEPARAPLIPHLREAEESAKKAGALASFLGGSGPCICSFFDLEKMDGTAIGDAVQSFYESRGVECLCWITTWGEGVRKESR; encoded by the coding sequence ATGTCATCCGACCGCGTAACCGTCAGGGCCCCGTCCACGATAGCCAACCTAGGCGCAGGCTTCGATGTTTTCGGTATTGCGCTCAAAGACCCCACGGACCTCATCGAGGCAAGGAGGACGAGCGAAAAGGGCGTCCGCGTTGAGAAGATAGAAGGGATAGGGGCGCATGCAGTGACCATCGAGCACACGAAGAACACGGCCGCCGTGGCCGCAGCAAAGGTGCTGGAGATGGGAAATGCGGACTTTGGTCTCACCATCACGATAAAGAAAGGCATCAGGCCATGCAGCGGGATGGGCTCCTCGGGGGCAGGGGCTGCCGGAGGTGCCTATGCGGCCAACCTCTTCCTTGAAAAGCCTTTGAGCATGGACAAATTACTGTATGCCGCCGCAAAAGGAGAGGAGGCCTCATCCGGGAGCTTCCACGCTGACAACTGCGGGCCGTCATTGTATGGCGGTTTCACCATCATACGTTCATATGACCCTCTGGAGATCGTCAGGGTGAACCCTCCAAAGAACCTTGGGATAGTGGCAGCCCTGCCTGGCTTCGCGGTGCCCACCAAGGAGGCGAGGAAGGTGCTCCCAAGGCATGTGGAGCTGAAGGACTTCATATTCCAGATAGGGCAGGCGTCATCGTTCGTGGCAGGCATGGCCTCGGGCGACCTCGACCTCGTGGCGAGGAGCGTCAAGGACAAGATCATCGAACCTGCAAGGGCGCCGCTCATCCCCCATCTTCGCGAAGCTGAGGAATCAGCAAAGAAGGCGGGGGCACTGGCATCTTTCCTCGGTGGTTCTGGGCCCTGCATATGTTCCTTCTTCGACCTTGAAAAGATGGACGGAACGGCCATTGGGGACGCCGTCCAGAGCTTCTATGAGAGCCGCGGGGTCGAATGCCTGTGCTGGATCACCACATGGGGCGAAGGGGTCAGGAAGGAATCCAGATGA
- a CDS encoding methyltransferase domain-containing protein, giving the protein MPDADPDKKMPQIMNAFSKRAISYEEDIVRIVPNYDEMLDAAVGSIPFDEDLELTIIDLGTGTGSLAARLRKRFPRGRITCVDMTAEMLDVAKERFKDDPLVKFLQKDFYHLEIPAGNDVIASSLALHHLITDDDKRGFYRKICEGLRDGGVFVNADAVLSSDEEIEELYMRRWREFMGKGLGPEEIEEVLERFRREDSLPYLIDELRWLSEVGFSKVDVIWKDHMTAVVWARR; this is encoded by the coding sequence ATGCCCGATGCTGATCCGGACAAAAAGATGCCTCAGATAATGAACGCTTTTTCAAAGAGGGCCATCTCCTACGAGGAGGACATAGTGAGGATCGTTCCGAATTATGATGAGATGCTTGACGCCGCGGTAGGTTCGATACCTTTCGATGAAGACCTGGAGCTGACCATCATTGATTTGGGCACGGGCACGGGTTCTTTGGCGGCAAGGTTGAGGAAGAGATTTCCACGGGGCCGCATCACTTGCGTCGATATGACCGCCGAGATGCTCGATGTGGCCAAAGAAAGGTTCAAAGATGACCCTCTTGTCAAGTTCCTTCAAAAGGACTTCTATCATTTGGAGATCCCGGCTGGGAACGATGTCATCGCATCTTCCTTGGCACTGCATCACCTGATCACCGATGACGATAAGAGGGGATTCTATCGCAAGATCTGTGAAGGGCTGAGGGATGGTGGTGTGTTCGTCAATGCCGACGCGGTCCTATCGTCGGATGAAGAGATCGAAGAGCTTTACATGAGACGGTGGAGGGAGTTCATGGGAAAGGGCCTCGGGCCTGAGGAGATAGAGGAGGTCCTAGAAAGGTTCAGAAGGGAGGATTCTCTGCCTTACCTCATTGATGAGCTAAGATGGCTTTCCGAGGTCGGTTTCTCAAAGGTCGATGTCATATGGAAGGACCACATGACGGCAGTGGTCTGGGCCAGACGGTAA
- a CDS encoding DEAD/DEAH box helicase yields MRLEELGLSPGVMGVLKEDGITELYPPQVTSVPIALSGKNLVVAVPTASGKSLIGYLAATKHVLEKGGKVMYIVPLRALAAEKFEDLKKFEALGIKVSMSVGDYDEPDKHLRNADIIVATSEKADSLLRHRGEWLSSISLVVADEVHLINDPERGPTLEVTLAKLMRFGPKVQIIALSATVRNSLELAAWLHAEHVSSGWRPVKLKEGVFTDGVIRFTDNSKKKVPLEEDPVWSLVKDSLSSGGQCLVFVNTRRSTESMASKYAKLMGQLAVGAPEEGELKEIEGEGERTSIAATLRSCLKKGVAFHHAGLTHEQRRYVESNFKKGRIKIIIATPTLAAGINLPARRVIIRDVQRFEEGGYVPIPVMEIKQMCGRAGRPRYDTEGEAIVIAKNEDDASFIFDNYLLAEPEDVFSKLGQETVLRGHVLSSIATETARSWSSLMEFLSSTFFAHQSDISEIEDVARDIISFLHKEGMIVVDGDDYRATFFGQRVSDLYIDPLTAVKLRDSLRRYERGMGHFGFLHAVCATPDMSNIYARKNDLEWLEVLVSKRCKDLLCDIPEDDEYDFFLSEFKTAMTLEEWIEETDEEKILDVMGIGPGDLRNKVELAKWLLYSMRELAGIFNREAYPVLTDLMKRMEHGIRPELLDLVRLKGIGRVRARSLYNKGFTTVEAISKADVRALANVIGIGETLARNLKEQVGGPLETSKEGPMDISRVNDGNAEEGGQKKVHKQTSISDF; encoded by the coding sequence ATGAGGTTGGAAGAACTGGGCCTATCACCGGGCGTGATGGGGGTGCTCAAGGAAGATGGCATAACCGAGCTCTATCCACCGCAGGTGACGTCGGTCCCGATCGCGTTGTCCGGGAAGAACCTGGTCGTTGCCGTCCCGACCGCCTCTGGTAAGTCCCTTATAGGTTATCTGGCAGCCACCAAGCATGTCCTTGAGAAAGGAGGGAAGGTGATGTACATCGTCCCCCTGAGGGCCCTGGCGGCAGAGAAATTCGAGGACCTGAAGAAGTTCGAGGCCCTGGGCATAAAGGTGAGCATGTCGGTAGGCGACTATGATGAACCAGATAAACACCTGAGGAATGCCGATATAATAGTGGCGACCTCGGAGAAGGCGGACTCCCTCCTGAGACACCGGGGGGAATGGCTATCGTCGATATCCCTGGTGGTAGCGGACGAGGTGCACCTCATCAACGACCCTGAGAGGGGGCCAACGCTCGAGGTGACATTGGCGAAGCTCATGCGGTTCGGCCCCAAGGTCCAGATAATCGCATTGTCGGCCACGGTCCGCAACTCATTAGAACTTGCGGCCTGGCTCCATGCAGAGCATGTTTCAAGCGGATGGAGACCTGTTAAGCTGAAGGAAGGGGTCTTTACCGATGGGGTCATACGTTTCACGGACAACTCGAAGAAGAAGGTCCCATTGGAGGAGGACCCCGTTTGGAGCCTGGTCAAGGATTCATTGTCGAGCGGGGGACAATGCCTGGTCTTCGTCAACACCAGGAGGTCTACGGAATCGATGGCCTCGAAGTACGCCAAGCTCATGGGGCAGCTGGCCGTGGGGGCCCCAGAGGAGGGAGAACTGAAGGAGATCGAGGGAGAAGGGGAGCGCACATCGATTGCGGCAACATTGAGATCTTGCCTCAAGAAAGGAGTGGCCTTCCATCATGCCGGGCTCACCCACGAGCAGCGCCGATATGTGGAGTCGAATTTCAAGAAAGGGAGGATAAAGATCATCATTGCCACGCCCACCTTGGCCGCCGGCATCAATCTTCCCGCGAGAAGGGTCATAATCCGGGACGTCCAAAGGTTCGAGGAGGGGGGCTATGTGCCGATCCCTGTCATGGAGATAAAGCAGATGTGCGGACGGGCCGGGCGTCCGCGATATGACACCGAGGGCGAGGCGATCGTCATTGCGAAGAACGAGGATGATGCGAGCTTTATCTTTGACAATTACCTTTTGGCAGAGCCAGAGGACGTATTCTCGAAACTTGGACAGGAGACCGTCCTAAGAGGTCATGTTCTCTCGAGCATTGCGACCGAGACGGCGAGGTCGTGGAGCTCTTTGATGGAGTTCCTCTCGTCCACTTTTTTCGCCCATCAATCTGACATATCCGAGATCGAGGATGTCGCCCGCGATATCATCTCCTTCTTACATAAGGAGGGGATGATCGTCGTGGATGGTGATGATTACAGGGCCACCTTCTTCGGCCAGAGGGTCAGCGACCTTTACATCGACCCGTTGACCGCGGTAAAGCTCCGTGATTCACTGAGAAGGTATGAAAGGGGCATGGGCCACTTCGGCTTCCTACATGCGGTCTGCGCGACCCCCGATATGTCGAACATCTACGCGAGGAAGAATGACCTGGAATGGCTCGAGGTGCTCGTGTCAAAGAGGTGCAAGGACCTGCTCTGCGATATCCCCGAGGATGATGAGTACGATTTCTTCCTGTCCGAGTTCAAGACCGCCATGACTCTTGAAGAATGGATCGAGGAGACGGATGAAGAAAAGATACTCGATGTGATGGGGATCGGCCCCGGCGACCTGAGGAACAAGGTGGAGCTGGCAAAATGGCTCTTGTATTCTATGAGAGAGCTAGCTGGCATATTCAACCGGGAGGCCTATCCTGTCCTCACGGACCTCATGAAAAGGATGGAACATGGAATAAGACCTGAGCTTCTGGACCTTGTAAGGTTGAAGGGTATCGGAAGAGTGCGAGCAAGATCGTTGTATAATAAGGGTTTCACAACGGTCGAGGCGATATCAAAAGCGGACGTCAGGGCCCTGGCCAATGTCATCGGCATCGGGGAGACTCTCGCCCGGAACCTTAAGGAACAGGTCGGGGGGCCATTGGAAACATCAAAAGAGGGCCCTATGGATATAAGCCGTGTGAACGATGGCAACGCGGAGGAAGGAGGTCAGAAAAAGGTGCATAAGCAGACCTCCATATCCGATTTTTAG
- a CDS encoding AAA family ATPase — translation MEQRRRFKTYIHGFDENISGGIPEGNVVLIAGSAGTMKSSIAYHMLFRNAVHEGIPGLYVSLEQSRPSLLRQMHNLGFVEGTKGKVEILDLGQLRLKTEGDEWLDTFKFAIEESKKRMNYQLLVIDSLGALNLIAKFPEPRENIFRLFEWLKSMDLTTFIICEMPVGAFSYYGGKDEDFLADGILHLKMVEVGETDVQRRLRCVKMRETEHSSTHYSFYYKDKNFFVTRAISDF, via the coding sequence ATGGAACAGAGGAGACGTTTTAAAACCTACATACATGGGTTTGATGAGAACATCTCCGGAGGCATCCCGGAGGGCAACGTCGTTCTCATCGCGGGCTCAGCTGGCACCATGAAATCGTCAATAGCCTACCATATGCTCTTCAGGAATGCCGTCCACGAGGGCATACCTGGTCTATATGTATCCTTGGAGCAGAGCAGGCCGAGCCTCCTGAGACAGATGCACAATCTCGGGTTCGTCGAAGGGACGAAAGGGAAAGTGGAGATCCTGGACCTGGGCCAGCTGCGCCTCAAGACAGAGGGCGATGAATGGCTGGACACCTTCAAGTTCGCCATCGAGGAATCGAAGAAGAGAATGAACTACCAGCTCTTGGTCATCGACTCCCTTGGGGCGCTCAACCTGATCGCAAAGTTCCCTGAGCCAAGAGAGAACATTTTCAGGCTTTTCGAGTGGTTGAAGAGCATGGACCTTACCACTTTCATCATCTGCGAGATGCCGGTCGGGGCCTTCTCATACTATGGCGGTAAGGACGAGGATTTCCTGGCCGATGGCATCTTGCATTTGAAGATGGTCGAGGTCGGGGAGACGGACGTGCAAAGGAGGCTGAGATGCGTGAAGATGAGAGAGACAGAGCATTCCAGCACCCACTATTCGTTCTATTACAAGGACAAGAACTTTTTTGTCACCAGGGCGATATCGGACTTCTAA
- a CDS encoding Zn-ribbon domain-containing OB-fold protein: MTIARFWRDNATRYNLVATRCGNCGKVTFPPRHVCPVCHRRSIGKMQRFHLSGEGEVYSFSVVHEAPSAFEMQKPYIVAMIRMSEGVMLTAQLIDCEPSEVTIGMKVRAKLRKIGEEGPGGVIHYGYKFAPA; this comes from the coding sequence ATGACCATAGCAAGGTTCTGGAGGGACAACGCCACAAGGTACAATCTCGTGGCGACGAGATGCGGCAATTGCGGAAAGGTCACATTTCCGCCGAGGCATGTCTGCCCGGTCTGCCATAGAAGGTCGATCGGCAAGATGCAGAGGTTCCACCTTTCCGGGGAAGGAGAGGTCTATTCCTTCAGCGTCGTGCACGAGGCGCCATCGGCCTTTGAGATGCAGAAGCCTTACATCGTGGCCATGATCAGGATGTCAGAAGGGGTGATGTTGACCGCTCAGCTGATCGATTGCGAGCCCTCCGAGGTCACCATAGGGATGAAGGTCAGGGCCAAGCTCCGTAAGATCGGAGAGGAAGGTCCCGGCGGTGTGATCCACTATGGCTATAAGTTCGCGCCGGCATGA
- a CDS encoding hydroxymethylglutaryl-CoA synthase — protein MDVGIVSYGAYVPRFRITPAEIGRVWGTDGEAMGKGLMISSKSVPAPDEDVITIAVEAARSMMRRCDVSPKDIGALYVGSESHPYAVKPSGTIVAEAIDASPHMTVADLEFACKAGTAGIQMCMGFVGSNMIRYGVAIGADTSQGAPGDPLEFSASAGGAAYLIGRENLIARFNGTYSFTTDTPDFWRREGQPYPSHGGRFTGEPAYFKHVTSCAKGLLERMGTRPSDYTYAVFHQPNGKFPTRVAKMLGFDDRQIEHGLLTPKIGNTYSGAVPLGLASILDHASPGDRIFAIAYGSGAGSDGFDITVTDGMRTFRKDAAPTVEQMLERTKFIDYATYAKYRGKIRLKEAGE, from the coding sequence ATGGATGTCGGAATAGTAAGCTACGGCGCCTATGTGCCGCGCTTCAGGATAACTCCTGCAGAGATAGGCAGGGTCTGGGGTACAGACGGCGAGGCGATGGGCAAGGGATTGATGATAAGCAGCAAGTCCGTGCCAGCGCCCGATGAGGACGTTATCACCATAGCGGTCGAGGCGGCCCGCAGCATGATGAGGCGGTGTGATGTCAGTCCAAAGGACATTGGTGCACTATATGTAGGCTCTGAGTCACACCCATATGCGGTCAAGCCATCGGGAACGATAGTTGCCGAGGCCATCGACGCCTCCCCGCACATGACCGTCGCCGACCTCGAGTTCGCATGTAAGGCAGGAACGGCGGGCATACAGATGTGCATGGGATTTGTTGGCTCGAACATGATCAGGTACGGGGTCGCCATCGGGGCCGACACATCCCAAGGGGCCCCCGGAGACCCTTTGGAGTTCTCAGCATCGGCAGGAGGCGCAGCATACCTCATCGGCCGTGAGAATCTCATCGCCAGGTTCAACGGGACCTATTCGTTCACGACCGACACTCCAGACTTTTGGCGCAGAGAGGGGCAGCCCTACCCCTCCCACGGAGGCAGATTCACAGGCGAGCCCGCATACTTCAAACATGTGACCTCTTGTGCGAAGGGACTGTTGGAACGGATGGGCACAAGACCTTCGGACTATACCTATGCGGTGTTCCACCAGCCGAATGGCAAATTCCCTACGAGGGTCGCAAAGATGCTGGGCTTTGATGACAGGCAGATCGAACATGGATTGTTGACCCCTAAGATCGGCAACACTTACAGCGGGGCCGTTCCATTGGGACTTGCATCGATACTTGACCATGCCTCGCCAGGTGACAGGATATTCGCTATCGCCTACGGGTCTGGCGCCGGAAGTGATGGGTTCGACATCACCGTCACAGACGGGATGAGGACGTTCAGGAAGGATGCCGCCCCGACGGTCGAGCAGATGTTGGAGAGGACGAAGTTCATCGATTATGCCACGTATGCCAAATATCGGGGCAAGATACGTTTGAAGGAGGCAGGGGAATGA